The Clavelina lepadiformis chromosome 3, kaClaLepa1.1, whole genome shotgun sequence region AGAGTAATTCTTAAATCGTTCCTTTAATTATTGAGCTACCTGTCAAAATACTTGATCTACTCGGGCAACAGAGTGGGGTCGGGGTAAACATATTTGTAAACGTTGTCCCTTCATTTTGAAGAAGTTCTTTCACCTTGACCATTGGTGTCTGAataatgaaaatgtttaattaatttcatcaaaattcaGATTCAGGTTGACAAACTTCTATTTTCACAAAGAGAATGAGGCGAGTGTTctttataaaactaaaaactacTTGCAAGTTACACGATGTTGGGCCGAAACATACggtgaaaaaatgtttttgtagcCTCTTCCAGGACCTGGGATGATCTCCCGTAAGACGTGCGTGATGCGGAAAACTTACTCTTTTCAAAAATCACCAATGACGCATTTTTTTTCTACTGTGCTTTTGTGTGCATTTTCAATGTAGATTTTACTGCAACGTTTTCCTGTTTATATCCTTTTACATTTCGTACTTATTGTTTAATTACCTATGGACTGTTAAGTACCTTTGAGTGGTTTTCACCAGGTATAGGGCGTCatgcaaatgtttattattattaaacaaGTTCTTACCATTCCTCCAAGTATCTTATCCTGGTCATCAGTGAGAATCAAGACAATATTGGGAGCGTGGGATGGTAAGTTTTCCTCGCTTGACACAGCGTGGAGTATCACGAAGAGAAAACATAGACATAACATGACGCTCCTATGTATTTGACAACACCTCATTTTCGAAATTAAATCCCTGGAAATTTTTAGACGCAATGAAATCAAAATGACGGTGACCAATTGTAAAGTAAACTACAATATAGCACAAGAAATAGAAGAATAGGCTAACAGGGAAAGATACAAAGATAATGCACGCAAATCCAACAAATGTaattgaaatcaaaaatatgtCTTAATCAGCATAAAAACTTAAAGGTATTGTTGCAGCCAAAGCTATTTCTTATATGAATTCAAGCGGCTATAAAGAAAGACGTACAGTTACAGCCACCATATTATGAAAGCTgttgaaagcaaacaaacaaatcagaGTGTATCAATGATTTACCTTTATCAGTACTATTAAACAGCATGCAAATAGGACATGCCCGCGTAGATAACGTGCATTATGTATTTAAAAACTCTCTTAGCGCATAAAACACTTGTATTTGATTGTCATTGAAAACAAATACACTTTCGTTCTTAACTACATGCACTTGCAAACAAACTAACACAACTGACTTAACATTCAGCTGATGTGAAGTTAAGTTGATCCAATGCAGCAGCTTCATTATGCAAGGTCAGACGATAATcataaaacatataaaacaCGACATATTGCACAGGGTGGAGTGACTGATACCTCAACCAGAACCAACAGAAAGTATCACGAGATGGCGACATGCAACTGACTAAAGTTCTCACAACGACGTTAAGTAAACCTGAGAGCATAAACCAATCAACATACATTGTACTAGTTCACTGCATTAAGTAATCCCAATGAGTTGATAACaatctttcatttttttaatacTCCAAAAACACAGTCACCAGCTTGAGAATGGAAAAGAATCCACTTAGTTAATCAAATTAGACCATAATAGCTGGTTTTTAACTTTCCAGATGTAATTTGAGCATTTTACTCAATTAGCGGAGCATATTATACAGGTCATTTAATCTCACTAACATGCAACAGATTTCAATTCAATTGTATTATGACGTTATGTaaataaatgatgaaaacggttataaaaattattgcaatgaCAGTATCtagtttttaaagaaaattcacGCAAAAATGGTAACTGTCCAGTGCTTAATGttggcaatttttttttgggTTCAAATGTCGGGATATTCCACAGAATTGGCGTCTAGTGCAACTTGTCGGACTTTTCTCTCAACTTTGAAGAAGGTGAGCGTGCCACCGAACCCGAAAACAACAAGAATTAGGAGCTGCCACTTCAAGGAAATGTAGGAACTGTAGAAGAAACCGACTGCCGCTGCAAAAGATTGCTCAAATTTGAACAACGCAAATGCCGGGGCACTCTTCTTTGGGTAAGTGCTGCCGATTATGGAGTAACATTGAGTGTTGAAGCAAGCGTCTGCAAATCCAAGCAAAAAGCCACAGGCAATTGCTAGATCTTTGTTAGGGTCGATATAGGCTGTATCCAATGTCGCCTTCATTATTGGGGCTTCGTCTGGAATGTTCAAGAAAATGAGGAAAAACGTCACCAAATGCACGAATCCTCCTAGAAGAACCACCGGGTCACGGCCGTAACGTATTGTCTTCTTCCCAAATATTCCGAATATCGCACCACCTGATATTTCTCCAACACCTATCATAATCCCAGTCAAACCAACGAGTTTGTCCGAGTCAGACCCAAACTGTTTAGTTGCTCCAACGCAAGTCGAGTAGACTCCGCTGAAAAAGGTCAACTCCAAGCCTGTGTAGAAAAACGTGATGCTAAGTAGAAGCATTTCAGGTTGCACAAATAGGCGTATAGATGTAAGAAATGCTTGCAAGGCTTCATTTAGCTTCGAATCATGTCCCTTGTCATCCAGAGACGCAGAATCTTGCGTTACATCGCTTCCGTCCACACTTCTGTCATCGTTAGACCCGGAGGAAACAAGCTGCTCTCGGTCCTCTTCTATTCTGGGACTTTTATGTTGTGATCTCAGAACGAGTACCAAGAAAGTGCCGCAGCCACAAACCGCAGTCAGGCCAATAAAGAGAGGTACTCGCTGGTGCTCTGTAATATTGGTCACACCCTGCCACgagaaaaaaacataaatatttccGATCAACAAACTGCACTGTAACATTGCCCAGAAAATTCCACTATTCCTGCCCATGGTCTCATCATCGGAGTTAAGAGTTAAAAAGTTTCCTTGACCAGTCCAAAGAATGGCTGCTCCGAATCCAACCAAAACTGATCCAATGTACAGCGTTGGCGTAAGTGGTTTGATGAAGGTTGCCAGGTAAAGTGTGTATGTGATCCCACCCAGAAACATTGAATATTTTGGACCGATTAAACTCACAACGGATGGAGCTATCCAGTTGGCAAAAGCAAAAACGATGTAGATGATGGCCAGGCTAATATAACCACTGCCGTGGTAAGTTACTTCCCCGTCAGCAGTCTTTGTGTCATTGATGTAGCTGTTCAAAACTGTCTGCTCAACCATACCACAGGTTTGAAAACCGGTAAACATCAAGAGAAATGCCATACCCATGGCTAAAACgttaaacattttctttgaagAACTTAAATCATTATCCCTGTCATCCATAGTGATAGTGCTCGCAATTCAATTATCAGCTTAGAACAAAACCAATATCTGCAATATAGAAAAGATAAATTGAAACTTAAACCACTATAATTCTATATACACTggtttttcaatttgtttacaaaaaaactattttcagcTTGACGTAAATCTATGGCAGTAAACGAGTTCCTCTAGTCTAAACAATCATTGTTTGCAGACCgttgtaagcaattttttCCACATATGTTACCGGAACTCAAATGCTGGGCACTGAGAgttaaaatgatttgaaaattTCGATGAGAATACCTTCAAATACATTTCAGTTTAGAATCTTTCTCAGTTATATATGATAGGCTGTATACATGTCACTTAAATTATCTTCTCaatgattattatttaaatgCCGTATTGTTGAATAAACATCAGACATGCAGCAATTATCAAATTATTAATACGATATTTATAACATTCTTTTTCACCTAATTCATGCTTTGGACAGCAAGCCAGTGAGATATATAACATACAAAGTGAAAAGACAAGCTTTTACATGGCATTACATCAGTACTTATAGCCCCAACTAGAAAGTGAGGCAGTTTTTTATGAGAAATCATTTGTGCAGTTTTGATGTGGTGTGGTGGGGTGCACTAAAACCCAAGTTCTCTgcttttttatgaaaacttgGCGTTGAAATAATCAGCTTTGCCTTGTTTGTTCATGAAAAATTGGCATGAATGTGTAAAAATTTGGTGTGCATGTTGATGAGCGTAGTGCGTGCATTAGTTATAAGCTACTTTCCAGTATGCCATAAACAGCAAATGTGTCAATCCTTCAATAAAAAATGGATAATATATCTAACGCAAATAAAGCAATTAATGATTGAGAAATTTGTAAGCCATCAACTGAAAACATACAAACATGCATAGGAAAGAATTTTCTGAGGCAAATTAGTTTGCAAACAAGCAACCCATTGAAATGTGCTGAACATTCTGTTTATTATTTCAATGGTTGAATAAGTTCTTGGCAGCCACTATTTCAACAGAAAAACCTAAATCTAAATCTAAATCTAAATCTACTTCTAATGCAAGTCTTACTCAAATAAACGTTAAATAgcttaaatcaactttttacattgcctttctcctaacctaacttAACCGCCTATCTTCAACAGCTGGCTGCATAACCGACATTCTGTGAAATAGTCATTTCGTGGTAATTTCTGTCCACGACCTGACGATAAATGTTGATGTCATACCGGTACTTTACTAACATctgcaacaaatttttattatgatTGTTAGGCGTAAATAGTAATTTTGCGTACAGTTGACAACCTTACATGGCAATATGTAACTATGATGGCAACAAAGGCTAATGCACTCTTACTATAACAGTTCAAAAAATGTTGGAAAAATTCCCAATCTATGCAAAACGtatttacaaactgcattcaCATGTAACAaggtaaaaacattttatcgaGTACAAGTTAACGTTGATGGGAAATATACGGGAGCTAACTGACCCAAGTAGATTAAGAGTGAAATATGTTTATACCTGTCAATCAACGTACATTCATTGGATAACGTTCACTCTTCACATCAACAACAAAATGCCTGATTTCGTCACGTTTTATGCTTTGCGTGAATAACTAACCAGCGTTGCTATTCacaataattaacaacaaaacGAAACGCAACTCAACTACTGCGCGTCTGTtgcatcaaaaaatatttacatcgCTGGTACGAGCAAACTGATTAAGCGGGCTGTCTCGTGACTTCATTGTTTGCTGATGGCTTGTTTATAATGGCCGGTTTAAAGTACACTGGCCTACATTCCTGTATTGTAAAGGTTCTCTGTTAAAGTGGAAGCTACGCTCTCTCTACGGCAGATGCGGACAGTGTCGTTATTTTTGATAAGTAATGTCATAAACTCATCTACAGTTCCACACATTGTGGTAAACGCTTGACACGTCCAGTAACTTAAAAGTTCATTTGAGGTTACCCTTCTACTTTTTAACATGACTTGCCCAAAGGTGCAAGTTAAGCGAAATATGGGACCGGACCAACAAGGGAATTGCTTGTGTTGTACGTTTTTCGCCATAACTGTAGAAACAAACTATTTCCTTATTGACCCGGGCCGATATTGCGCTCAGCTTGGTGTTAATGCTgtaggaaaataaaaaaattatatttgcaaaTAGCAAGCCTGGGTAACCATCGGGCCATATTTTGAAGACCCATGTTAACCCCTTTAAAGGAAAAAAGCCCAACTCtagaacaaaatataaaaaactgGAACCCACTATGGaaagatatttttttgatCAGAGACAAAGTTTTGCAACGACCGCGCTTTTCTTCTACAAACTCCAGGTAATAATTAACCGGCCTAAACACAGACCAATTCGCTTATTCAGCAACATATATCGGCCCCTTGCAGATTGCATTCTTTTGCAGTTTTGTGTAAAGATTTTCTGTTGCTATTCTTGCCACAGAGCAAACTatccaaataaacaaacatgaaaaaacaatatttttgtgtatttatAACATAATAGGCCTATAATATAGTAATAATATTGCAAACGTTATACACAATTTATATGCCTCATATACAATTTACCTATACGTTGTACTATCTATATAATCTATATAGGAATCTATAAAAcgacaacaaaacaaagaatttaTGAACTTAATCAAAGGTCGACAAGGAATGTCCAATGTTAAAGATAATAGCGAGTGAGCACATGTATAATACGACTTACAATAATACTACACACTTCATGATGGCTTTACCCTTGTAACAGTACTTTAAATCTGTGTTATAAGCCTGGAGAAACGATTCTACAAAAACATGCTTGCAACGTCTTTAAGAAATGAACGCTGTAACATATAGTGCCAAACAAACACAATACGGTGCAAACAACGATTCAGCAGACACTCAATCAAGCAACGCTATAAATACAAAAGCAACAGTCAAATGAACTACATTCGAGTACGTATGAATGTGTAACAAAATGTGATTGCTCAACAACACAACTGCAAAGGTTGCTGTCACAGTGGCTTCGTATGTAATGTGCATTAGGTACATTCTTTGCAATACGTTTAGGTGTTTAATAAATGGAAACGTTGGATAATTTACTACGACAGCGACAGAAGTTTGTAGATAAGACGTCATCCGTTAAGTAAAATCCTATCGCGACACACTGGGTAAATTAACATGGTGGTAGTTGGTTACATAACAAGTTTCTAAAAATGCCAACACAGTTATATCGACTGTGCCAGTTTCGAAAAACTCTAAATCCATTTCACGTCATATGAGCTTCCAGTGCttatgtttaaaaagtaaCGGCATTAGCCCCGCCTAGATTTAAGTTGATTGGAATTAATAACTGAGGTCGCTTTGCTGTCAATCGTCCtgagaaaaaagaagagagACGGACCCGAGGGTCGTGTGATTGTGACATCTTCGTTTGCGACAGTGACATCATTCTTCGCCGAGTTTGCGTCTctttttgtgatgtcatttgaAGCATCACCGGCCACTTGGGGGACGGCTTTCAACTTGACTTCTGTCATGTTTGTAGCGCCACTTGATGGCGGCAGTGTAGGCGGAttgatttgattttgattGCCGAAATGATTGACGTTGTCACGAActtaataaaatgaaattggTTTTTAGCATTTAATTTCAAGAAAGAAATTACTGAAAGAAATTAAGGGAAACACAGAAACAACTTGTCGCTCACCTTGAGAGATATGCCAAACGCACGGTAGATGTTCCAAATGAAGGCTGGTTGAAGCGATGCTATTAAAAGTTGGCCAAACTAATTGTTGCCTACTTCAAGGCTTTATCAAATATAATACATTATTCAACTGATAACACGAAAAAGGGGTTACCAAAATGGTATTACGTTAGTGTATACCACAATTATCttattattttgcaatctgaCTCTTAAGAATAATTAGAAGGTTGCGAATTCTGTCTAGAAATCTTCTAAACTCCAGTTGAATAGATTATTTAATATTAAATACAGAGAATCTGAttaactttgcttttaatatttttccatTATTACTTCAGACAAACATGAgaaatttcaacaattttactGTTCCCAGAAAAAGGAATTTAAGAAGCCAATCGAAGCCATTTTCTATCGAAGCGCTTCTCTCTACATTACAAGATCACTTACGGAGATTGTTCTCAAGGCTTTTACGATCTATCTATTGATCTATACTCGCTCTCTTTCTCtctttctctctttttctctTTCTCTCTTTCTCACTAAAATCGTAGCATGCAACGGTAAGTTACATATATACACTATAAGgaatattaataaataaattaataaagaaaaagaatttcAACTTGAGGCGCAATGCGCTTATCAAAACAGAAGACGTTTGTGACGTTTTGACTCGAAAATTTCCAGGTTGGGTGTTAGTTCTCACAATAGATCTTAAATGAAAGGAAGTAAGTGCCAATCAATTAACATTGTCTATTTTAGAATGACAATGCTTTTATTACGGGGTCAatcttgcaaaaaaatatgtcACCGATTAAGTTGTCAATCACAGGGTTTACTTCGAATTTGGCGAGtttataaaatgaatgaacttATTACAAGTATGACGTTATGTAATAATAGCGGTAAATAGTAGATACATATTTAAAACatcacaacttggaagacaatggaaacagcGTCTTCCACAGGGGTCTGGAACATGCGTCTCAAAAGTACACGGTCGCCTTTAAGCCAGGAAGTGCCGGTAGCAAATGCAGTGAGTGATTGTTATTTATAAATGTGTGTAGTTTATATTGCGAAGAATCTCTAACTTTTGTGTCTTATCAAGATGAAAAAACTGTAGAAAGTCTCAAGGTTAGCTACAAGCTTTGTATACGAAGACAACATCTTAAAATCAATTAACGGAGCAAGTACATAGAATATAGATAACTTTCAGGTGAAATGAcgttgcaaaattttataaagtatTATCTtggtttgaaaataaatttgagaAAATGCCACAGACAGTTGATTGTAAAAACTGTAACGACTGCTGTAAAACATTAACGTTTTTGCCATTAGAGAGTTAGCTTCGGTGGTAGACTGGAGCGACAAGTAGTTCCCGAACAATCTCCTAAAGCGATCAGTCGCTGATTCATTTTACCCAAGACCTGAAAAAATTcctattttaattaaaatatcaaCTAAAACACATAAGTTAAtgagaaaaaacacaaaattacaCAAGTTATTTACATTGAAAATACCACTGTATTTTGCATCAACAGATGAAAAACACAACTCACAACTTTAATTTCTGACAACAACACGTTACCTGAGGATCAACTGTGCTTCTTATATTGTTCAGTTGATGGGGATCGGTTGTGTGGTTGTACAACTCGACGAACGTCTCACTGTCAGTGAACTCACAGTACATCAGGTCCACTTTATTCAAAGTATCAAGAGTCCGTACGCAGCTGTACGTGTTGTTGAACGCGTCTTCACATACACAGTCGGGAAAGCAATGCTACATGGAATAGGTATCAAACACTAAGTGGGGTGGATGGATGGATGAAAGCAAACACCGACAATTTACCCACCGAAACCCCTGCATCCATCTCAGTGCACTCCGGGCGTGGATTATTAGATCCCTCTCCATGATATTCAACTAGGAAATCGGTTCTCCATTTTGGTTTCTTGTCGGACTGTCAAGAAAGAACAAGCAGTGATAACATCGTTGCTATGGCGTTTCATGAGATTATTTCATAATGGTAACAGTGGCTCTTGGTTGAAAGTTAAAACGACaaaaagtgaaagaaaaagcaGCAGATCAATAAGAATTTCATCGGGAAGGCAAGTGTACTTCGGAGAAGGAAACTAGTCTGACTCAACAACCTTCCTGAGAGGAAGAAGTGGGTGACGACAAAGGCAGGGGGAACCGGACCAAAAAAATAACGCATTAAGCAGAACAGGAAAGATAAGCGAAGGGTGAActacttttacacaaaaatggAACCCGTTGAAATTAACTCACGTTAAAAAGGGGCAGTAGGGAGATTCCATCCATAGAAGCCGGGAATTTCCCCTCACCCCCATTAGCTATATCAGAAATAGTCGGGGCAATGTCAATATTCACTATGGGTTCAACTCGGGTCACATTCTTTGAAACTCCCGGACCACGAACAATAAACGGAATTCGAAGATCGAATTCATAAAGTTGCCGCTTGTCGATTGGAAGAGAAAATTGTCCTGGAACGCAGAAAAACTATTGATACAAATATGGATGATAAAAGATATTTTCAACTGCTCACCTAAGTGGTAGCCATTATCCGAagtataaataatataagtgTTGTCAAGCTGTCCTGTGTCATTCAATGCAGTGACAACTTTCGCAACGAGATCATCAACAGACAGAAGTGTCTGCCATCGCTTGCGGAAAGCGTTGTCTAAATAATTGATTGAATCCTCGGCCATCGGGTTTTTAGCCTGTCTTAGAAGCCAGTGCTTGTTCTAAACCACAACAAGTCGTCATGAGTGGCGCGTAGGCAGAAATGAACCACCagtgaaaattaaaatactgAAAACCGTCACTAATTCTGTTTTAAGCAAGCGCATCAAACCTTGCCGTCTTTGTTGAAGCTTCCATCTCTTGGAGCCGACAGATTTAGAAACTTTCCCTCATATTGAGGAGCGGCATTCCATGGGCCGTGGGGAGCGGTGGTTGAAATCATCATCAAGAAAGGTTGATCAACGTTATTTTCACGATGCTTGTGAATGTTCTTGACGCTTCTGTATGTCTGCGTAATAAATCTAACCCTATCTATCCAATAAAATGCTGCGCTTTAATTGATGTTTCAACAATGCTCACCAAAAGATCGGTGAGATAATCAGAGTGATAAGCATCTCCGTGTGTAACAACAGCTCCATTGTCTGAAACGGTGAAGTTGTAATACTTGGAATTTCCAaccttgaaaataatttttataattcaGCTTTGAAACAATCGATCACAGataaagttaacaaataacaGCGTTCCCACACATCTAAAAGGGACATTcacgtcaatttttttttatgctGTATCAATTGCCGCTACTCACCAAACCAAACCAGTCACTCCAGCCTGGTGGTACATGACTGGGGCCGCCAGCCGTTTTTTTTCCGtactacaacaacaaaagttgaaactttaaaacaaacatgagCATAAATGAAGCAAAATAAGCAAATACCTAACGAccaattttaaagtttcatcAAGCTGGTAGAAATATATATTTGTCAATGGCAAGGCACCAAGTTAAAAAGGTGCAGAGTTATGTGATACCTGGTTAAGATATTTTCCTGCAAAGTAAGTTTTATACTTTGCATTGTGAGCAAACACTGCAAAAGTTTCCTTCTCAGCGGAATTCTGCCACGACAAACTGGCACAGTTTCCCGAGATTGAATTGTTGACCGTGTTGTGGTTGTGAGAATATCGCCCTGAATAAGATTCAGTGCATCGGTCAATAAAATCTCACAATCTGTTAGAAAAGTAAGTCATAAAGCAGAAGTATATCAATCAACTATCTACAATCAAGAAATGTTAATTAGAAGTGAAGCGAATGATTTATCTGCAAGTTTCACTATATGCTAATTGTTATCTCCTTAAAGCccatgcaataaaaaaactgaCATTAAGTCAGTAGAGCAATTCTTAAATCGTTCCATTAATTATTGAGCTACCTGTCAAAATACTTGATCTACTCGGGCAGCAGAGTGGGGTCGGGGTAAACATATTTGTAAACGTTGTCCCTTCATTTTGAAGAAGTTCTTTCACCTTGACCATTGGTGTCTGAATAacgaaaatgtttaattaatttcatcaaaattcaGATTCAGGTTGACAAACTTCTATTTTCACAAAGAGAATGAGGCGAGTGTTctttataaaactaaaaactacTTGAAAGTTACACGATGTTAGGCAGAAACGCatggtgaaaaaatgtttttgtagcCTCTTCCAGGACCTAGGACGATCTCCCGTAAAACGTGCGTGATATGGAAAACTTAAAactcttttcaaaaattactaaaaatgcatttttctgCTGTGCTTTTGTGTTTTAGAACATTTTAAATGTAGATTTTACTCTAACGTTTTCCTGTTTATATCCTTCTATATTTCGTACGTATTGTTTAATCACCTATTGACTGTAGAGTGCCTTTGAGTGTTTTTTCACGAGGTATAGGGcgttttgcaaatgtttattattattattaaacaaGTTCTTACCATTCCTCCAAGTATCTTATCCTGGTCATCAGTGAGAATCAAGACAATATTGGGAGCGTGGGATGGTAAGTTTTCCTCGCTTGACACAGCGTGGAGTATCACGAACAGAAAACATAGACATAACATGTCGCTCCTATGTATTTGACAACACTTCAGTTTCGAAATTAAATCCCTGGAAATTTTTAGACGCAATGAAATCAAAATGACGGTGACCAATCGTAAAATCAACAACAATATGGcacaagaaataaaagaatAGGCTAACAGGGAAAGATACAAAGATAACGCAAATCCAACAAATGTACATGTAattgaaatcaaaattaaCTTAATCAGCATAAAAACTTACTGGTATTGTTACAGGTATTGTTACAGTTAATATCGCTACTCTCGTGATATTATGGATTGATCTAAGTCGATAAGACGTTCGGTAGAATCTCTTGTATTTTAGACAGCTATGAACATGAACGTAATACTCTACAATCGAATCACAATGTACAACCAAGAAAGCACATGGCGGTAGCATggccaacatagaaatcttattaaGTACTTTATACCTTTCAACCGTTACAGGCAGGTATTGTTACAGGTGTTGTTACAAACTAACACAACTGACTTAACATTCAGcaacattcattcattcattcattcaacaAGTTAACATTTCATGTAAACTTAAGTTAATCCAACGCAGCAGCCCCATTATGCAAGGTCAGACGATTATTatgaaacatacaaaacacGACATATTGCACAGGGTGGAGTGGCTGATACCTCAACCAGAACCAACAGAAAATATCACGAGATGACGACATGCAGCTGACTAAAGTTCTTACACACAACGACGTTAAGCAAACCTGAGTCACTAGCACAGTCACTAGCTTGAGAGATGAAAAGAATCCACTTAATTTCACAAATATGCAACAGTTTTCAATTCAATTGCATTGTGACGTTTATGTaaataaatgatgaaaacggttataaaaattattgcaatgaCAGTAGCTGGCGTTTGAAGCTTCACCACTGAACAAGGTTGAAGATTGAAGGCTGGAAAGTTCACACTAAATGGTAACTGTCCGGTGCTTGATATTGACAATTTCTTTTCGGTTCAAATCGAGAAGAACCACTGGGTCACGGCCGTAACGTATTGTCTTCTTCCCAAATATTCCGAATATCGCACCACCAGATATTTCTCCAACACCTACCATAATCCCAGTCAAACCAACGAGTTTGTCTGAATCAGACCCAAACTGTTTAGTTGCTACAAGGCAAGTCGAATAGACTCCGCTGAAAAAGGCCAACTCCAAGACTGTGTAGAGATACGTGATGCTAAGTAGAAGCATTTCAGGTTGCACGAATAAACGAATAAATGTCAGAAATGCTGGCAACGTTTCATTTAGCTTCGAATCATGTCCCTTGTCTTCCAGAGACGCAGAATCTTGCGTTACTTCGCTTTCGTCCACACTTCTGTCATCGTTAGACCCGGAGGAAACAAGATGATCTCGATCCTCTTCTATTCTGGGACTTTTATGTTGTGATCTCAGAACGAGTACCAAGAAAGTGCCGCAGCCACAAACCACATTCAAGCCAATAAACAGAGGTACACGTTGGTGCTCTGTAATATTGgtataggtgggcagtaccgcggtactatagtaccgaattactgtaccgcggtacttttttagtaccgataccggtaccgtcggtacttttggAAAGAAGTACCGAATTacgtttttcaagaaatttctgtcggtcccggtactcggtacttttcacgcgTCGTTTTCGCGTATCGGT contains the following coding sequences:
- the LOC143448784 gene encoding N-acetylglucosamine-6-sulfatase-like isoform X5 codes for the protein MMLPRCVYIRKLVTNYRDLISKLKCCQIHRSDMLCLCFLFVILHAVSSEENLPSHAPNIVLILTDDQDKILGGMTPMVKVKELLQNEGTTFTNMFTPTPLCCPSRSSILTGRYSHNHNTVNNSISGNCASLSWQNSAEKETFAVFAHNAKYKTYFAGKYLNQYGKKTAGGPSHVPPGWSDWFGLVGNSKYYNFTVSDNGAVVTHGDAYHSDYLTDLLTYRSVKNIHKHRENNVDQPFLMMISTTAPHGPWNAAPQYEGKFLNLSAPRDGSFNKDGKNKHWLLRQAKNPMAEDSINYLDNAFRKRWQTLLSVDDLVAKVVTALNDTGQLDNTYIIYTSDNGYHLGQFSLPIDKRQLYEFDLRIPFIVRGPGVSKNVTRVEPIVNIDIAPTISDIANGGEGKFPASMDGISLLPLFNSDKKPKWRTDFLVEYHGEGSNNPRPECTEMDAGVSHCFPDCVCEDAFNNTYSCVRTLDTLNKVDLMYCEFTDSETFVELYNHTTDPHQLNNIRSTVDPQVLGKMNQRLIALGDCSGTTCRSSLPPKLTL
- the LOC143448784 gene encoding N-acetylglucosamine-6-sulfatase-like isoform X3 — its product is MLIKLILISITCTFVGFALSLYLSLLAYSFISCAILLLILRLVTVILISLRLKISRDLISKLKCCQIHRSDMLCLCFLFVILHAVSSEENLPSHAPNIVLILTDDQDKILGGMTPMVKVKELLQNEGTTFTNMFTPTPLCCPSRSSILTGRYSHNHNTVNNSISGNCASLSWQNSAEKETFAVFAHNAKYKTYFAGKYLNQYGKKTAGGPSHVPPGWSDWFGLVGNSKYYNFTVSDNGAVVTHGDAYHSDYLTDLLTYRSVKNIHKHRENNVDQPFLMMISTTAPHGPWNAAPQYEGKFLNLSAPRDGSFNKDGKNKHWLLRQAKNPMAEDSINYLDNAFRKRWQTLLSVDDLVAKVVTALNDTGQLDNTYIIYTSDNGYHLGQFSLPIDKRQLYEFDLRIPFIVRGPGVSKNVTRVEPIVNIDIAPTISDIANGGEGKFPASMDGISLLPLFNSDKKPKWRTDFLVEYHGEGSNNPRPECTEMDAGVSHCFPDCVCEDAFNNTYSCVRTLDTLNKVDLMYCEFTDSETFVELYNHTTDPHQLNNIRSTVDPQVLGKMNQRLIALGDCSGTTCRSSLPPKLTL
- the LOC143448784 gene encoding N-acetylglucosamine-6-sulfatase-like isoform X2, whose product is MSNIAKKSDNTSHTLECGQKQIDERPVTSGRPSRDGNVSPAPDHSDSDHEEPDVESIKHVSDGTHDSRSNVKDSIGTSRNNSSGQGHRTSKTMADFMANNQKQDNYKDKPRGDRRRREPTPATTQGTRDLISKLKCCQIHRSDMLCLCFLFVILHAVSSEENLPSHAPNIVLILTDDQDKILGGMTPMVKVKELLQNEGTTFTNMFTPTPLCCPSRSSILTGRYSHNHNTVNNSISGNCASLSWQNSAEKETFAVFAHNAKYKTYFAGKYLNQYGKKTAGGPSHVPPGWSDWFGLVGNSKYYNFTVSDNGAVVTHGDAYHSDYLTDLLTYRSVKNIHKHRENNVDQPFLMMISTTAPHGPWNAAPQYEGKFLNLSAPRDGSFNKDGKNKHWLLRQAKNPMAEDSINYLDNAFRKRWQTLLSVDDLVAKVVTALNDTGQLDNTYIIYTSDNGYHLGQFSLPIDKRQLYEFDLRIPFIVRGPGVSKNVTRVEPIVNIDIAPTISDIANGGEGKFPASMDGISLLPLFNSDKKPKWRTDFLVEYHGEGSNNPRPECTEMDAGVSHCFPDCVCEDAFNNTYSCVRTLDTLNKVDLMYCEFTDSETFVELYNHTTDPHQLNNIRSTVDPQVLGKMNQRLIALGDCSGTTCRSSLPPKLTL